A window of the Dickeya dianthicola NCPPB 453 genome harbors these coding sequences:
- the ispA gene encoding (2E,6E)-farnesyl diphosphate synthase: MTDFLKQLTAHHQRINAALNQFISTLPFQSSPLVEAMAHGALLGGKRLRPFLVYTTGQLFGISQDNLDAPAAAVECIHAYSLIHDDLPAMDDDDLRRGQPTCHVRFGEDKAILAGDALQTLAFSILADAPMPEVSDRDRLAMISELASASGVAGMCGGQALDLEAEGQLVDLQALERIHRHKTGALIRASVRLGALAAGERGRLALPCLDRYANAVGLAFQVQDDILDVIGDSATTGKRQGADQQLGKSTYPALLGLEPAKIKAWELCQESLSALNELEKTLDRPAAIAPLRALANYVVERDK, translated from the coding sequence ATGACAGATTTTCTCAAGCAGCTTACTGCTCACCATCAACGCATCAACGCCGCACTCAACCAGTTTATTTCCACCCTGCCTTTTCAGAGTAGTCCACTGGTGGAAGCGATGGCGCACGGCGCATTGTTGGGCGGTAAGCGCCTGCGCCCTTTTCTGGTCTACACCACCGGCCAGTTGTTCGGTATCTCGCAGGATAACCTCGACGCGCCGGCCGCCGCTGTTGAATGTATTCATGCTTACTCTCTGATTCACGATGATTTACCCGCTATGGATGATGACGATCTGCGGCGCGGTCAGCCTACCTGTCATGTCAGATTCGGCGAAGACAAGGCAATTCTGGCGGGCGATGCCTTACAGACGCTGGCGTTTTCTATTCTGGCGGATGCGCCGATGCCGGAAGTCAGCGACCGCGACCGGCTGGCGATGATCTCCGAACTGGCCAGCGCCAGCGGCGTGGCAGGCATGTGCGGCGGCCAGGCGCTGGATCTGGAAGCGGAAGGCCAGCTGGTTGATCTACAGGCGCTGGAACGCATTCATCGCCATAAAACCGGCGCGCTGATTCGGGCTTCGGTGCGGTTAGGCGCGCTGGCCGCCGGCGAACGCGGACGCCTCGCCCTGCCTTGTCTCGACCGCTATGCCAACGCTGTTGGGCTGGCCTTTCAGGTACAGGACGATATTCTGGATGTGATTGGCGACAGCGCCACCACCGGCAAACGCCAAGGCGCCGACCAGCAACTCGGTAAAAGCACCTACCCGGCTCTGCTGGGACTTGAGCCGGCCAAAATCAAAGCCTGGGAACTGTGTCAGGAATCTCTCTCGGCGCTGAATGAACTGGAAAAAACGTTGGACAGGCCCGCCGCCATTGCACCATTGCGGGCGCTGGCGAACTACGTCGTTGAACGTGATAAATAA